A DNA window from Mesorhizobium sp. C432A contains the following coding sequences:
- a CDS encoding GMC family oxidoreductase, which produces MAASFDLNNDGVVVIIGSGAGGGTLGNELAQKGVDVVILEAGARHEYEDFINDEWGSFSQLAWTDKRTTSGDWRVSKDFPNLPAWIVKSVGGSTTHWAGASLRFQEHEFRTLSTYGKLEGANLLDWPVTLAEMEPYYAKAEAKMGVTGTNGWPRLPGNNNFKVLKAGADKLGYKECHTGNMAINSVERDDRNSCQQTGFCFQGCKWGAKWSTLYTEIPKGEATGHLEVRPNAMAIKINHDASGKVTGVVYADKDGKLQEQKARIVAVAGNSIESPRLLLNSESAKFPQGLANSSGQVGKNYMRHTTGSVYAIFDQPVHMYRGTTMAGIIRDEARHDPSRGFVGGYEFETLSLGLPFMAAFLNPGGWGRSFTTALDHYDHMAGLWIVGEDMPRAENRVTLHKDEKEAHGMPIADVHFDDHPNDTAMRNHAYKQATALYDAVGATRSFPTPPYPSTHNLGTNRMSEKAEDGVVNKHGQAHDIKNLFVSDGSQFTTGAAENPTLTIVSLAIRQAEYIASQMSAKTI; this is translated from the coding sequence ATGGCAGCTTCATTTGATCTCAACAACGACGGCGTGGTCGTGATCATCGGCTCCGGCGCCGGCGGCGGCACGCTCGGCAACGAACTCGCCCAGAAAGGCGTCGATGTCGTCATCCTCGAGGCCGGCGCGCGCCACGAATACGAGGATTTCATCAACGACGAGTGGGGTTCCTTCAGCCAGCTCGCCTGGACGGACAAGCGCACAACCTCAGGCGACTGGCGGGTGTCGAAGGATTTCCCGAATTTGCCGGCCTGGATCGTCAAATCGGTCGGCGGCTCGACCACGCACTGGGCCGGCGCCTCGCTGCGCTTCCAGGAGCATGAGTTCAGGACGCTCTCGACCTACGGCAAGCTGGAAGGCGCCAACCTGCTGGACTGGCCGGTCACATTGGCCGAGATGGAGCCGTACTACGCCAAGGCGGAAGCCAAGATGGGCGTCACCGGCACCAATGGCTGGCCGCGCCTGCCCGGCAACAACAATTTCAAGGTGCTCAAGGCCGGCGCCGACAAGCTCGGCTACAAGGAATGTCATACCGGCAACATGGCAATCAATTCGGTCGAGCGGGACGACCGCAACTCCTGCCAACAGACCGGCTTCTGCTTCCAGGGCTGCAAATGGGGCGCCAAATGGTCGACGCTCTATACCGAGATCCCCAAGGGCGAGGCCACCGGCCATCTCGAAGTCCGGCCGAATGCCATGGCGATCAAGATCAACCACGACGCCTCAGGCAAGGTGACCGGCGTCGTCTATGCCGACAAGGACGGCAAGCTGCAGGAACAGAAGGCCCGCATCGTCGCCGTCGCCGGCAACTCGATCGAAAGCCCGCGCCTGCTGCTAAACTCCGAGTCAGCGAAGTTTCCGCAAGGGCTTGCCAATTCGTCGGGGCAGGTCGGCAAGAACTACATGCGCCACACCACCGGTTCGGTCTACGCCATTTTCGACCAACCGGTGCATATGTATCGCGGCACCACCATGGCCGGCATTATCCGCGACGAGGCGCGGCACGATCCCTCACGCGGCTTTGTCGGCGGCTATGAATTCGAGACGCTGTCGCTCGGCTTGCCCTTCATGGCCGCCTTCCTCAATCCCGGCGGCTGGGGCCGTTCCTTCACCACCGCGCTCGACCACTATGATCACATGGCTGGCCTGTGGATCGTCGGCGAGGACATGCCGCGCGCGGAAAACCGCGTCACGCTGCACAAGGACGAGAAGGAGGCGCACGGCATGCCGATCGCCGACGTGCATTTCGATGATCATCCCAACGACACGGCGATGCGCAATCATGCCTACAAGCAGGCCACAGCGCTTTACGATGCGGTCGGCGCGACGCGCTCCTTCCCGACGCCGCCCTATCCCTCAACCCACAATCTCGGCACCAACCGGATGAGTGAAAAGGCGGAAGACGGCGTCGTCAACAAGCACGGCCAGGCGCACGACATCAAGAACCTGTTCGTGTCGGACGGCAGCCAGTTCACCACCGGTGCGGCTGAAAATCCGACGCTGACGATCGTGTCGCTGGCTATCCGCCAGGCCGAATACATCGCTTCGCAAATGTCGGCCAAGACGATCTGA
- a CDS encoding PhoX family phosphatase has translation MANTPSSSSPVIREIIAERVSRRSLLKGSLASGALIAGGSFVGSLFAGETHAATAQSTLGFPELKRVYGKTHAAAEGYETTIVARWGDPLAAGLAEFDGNKVAAKEQEKRFGYNCDYIAFMPLPKGTVNSDHGLLCVNNEYISPNVMFPGMTEGDAGKTMTREQVDLGMAAMGHSIVEVQLKDGKWASVADSPLNRRITANTEMTVSGPVAGHALMKTSADPTGTKVLGTSYNCSGGFTPWGTVLTCEEGVSDIFGGDPKKAPTADLLDRYGFDGSDIYGRGRFHDRFNLDKEPNEANRFDWVVEIDPYDPQSRPVKRTALGRMSHEASTVVLNKDGRVVVYMGDDDYFEYMYRFVSAKAYDKANPASGADLLDDGVLSVARFDADGSMTWLPLVHGQGKLTVENGFADQAEVLLKTRFAADALGATPMDRPEDIETNPVTGRVYAVMTKNKKRDQSKVNPANTRPENLWGHIVELIPPGRRGADADHTAENYAWDLFVLCGNPRDAKVGATFHPDTSDNGWFVCPDNITFDPAGRLWVATDGANDFDLPDGVYGVDTEGAARGLPKLLFTCPHGAEATGPCFTPDGSTLFLSVQHPAEDAETLDKAQTLWPDFRDGQLPRPSVVAIRRKDGQPVGA, from the coding sequence ATGGCCAATACACCGTCTTCATCCTCCCCCGTCATCCGCGAAATCATTGCCGAGCGCGTCTCGCGCCGGTCTCTTTTGAAAGGCAGCCTCGCCTCCGGCGCGCTGATTGCCGGCGGCAGCTTTGTCGGCTCCTTGTTTGCCGGCGAAACGCATGCCGCCACAGCGCAGTCGACGCTCGGCTTTCCCGAGCTGAAACGGGTCTACGGCAAGACCCATGCCGCCGCCGAAGGCTATGAGACGACCATCGTCGCGCGCTGGGGCGACCCGCTTGCAGCCGGCCTCGCCGAATTCGACGGCAACAAGGTCGCGGCGAAGGAACAGGAAAAGCGCTTCGGCTACAATTGCGACTACATCGCCTTCATGCCGCTGCCCAAGGGCACGGTGAATTCCGATCATGGCCTGCTCTGCGTCAACAACGAATACATCTCGCCCAATGTGATGTTTCCGGGGATGACCGAGGGCGATGCCGGCAAGACGATGACCAGGGAACAGGTCGATCTCGGCATGGCCGCGATGGGCCATTCGATCGTCGAGGTGCAATTGAAGGACGGCAAGTGGGCAAGCGTGGCGGACAGCCCGCTCAACCGCCGCATCACCGCCAACACCGAAATGACCGTTTCCGGACCGGTTGCCGGCCATGCGCTGATGAAAACTTCGGCCGACCCGACTGGCACGAAAGTGCTCGGCACCAGCTATAATTGCAGCGGCGGTTTCACCCCCTGGGGTACGGTGCTGACCTGCGAGGAAGGCGTGTCCGACATTTTCGGCGGCGACCCGAAAAAGGCGCCGACTGCCGACCTGCTCGACCGTTACGGCTTCGACGGCTCCGACATCTATGGCCGCGGCCGCTTCCATGACCGCTTCAACCTCGACAAGGAACCGAACGAGGCCAACCGCTTCGACTGGGTGGTCGAGATCGACCCTTACGATCCTCAGTCCAGGCCGGTGAAGCGCACGGCACTTGGCCGCATGTCGCATGAGGCCTCGACCGTGGTCCTCAACAAGGACGGCCGCGTTGTCGTCTATATGGGTGACGACGACTATTTCGAATATATGTACCGCTTCGTCTCGGCCAAGGCCTATGACAAGGCCAATCCGGCCTCCGGCGCCGATCTGCTCGACGATGGCGTGCTGTCGGTCGCCCGCTTCGATGCCGATGGCTCGATGACGTGGCTGCCGTTGGTGCACGGCCAGGGCAAGCTTACCGTCGAGAACGGTTTTGCCGACCAGGCCGAGGTGCTGTTGAAGACGCGGTTTGCGGCAGATGCGCTCGGCGCCACGCCGATGGACCGGCCCGAGGACATCGAGACCAATCCGGTGACCGGCCGCGTCTATGCGGTGATGACCAAGAACAAGAAGCGCGACCAGTCAAAGGTCAATCCGGCCAACACGCGGCCGGAAAATCTCTGGGGCCATATTGTCGAACTGATCCCGCCCGGCCGCCGCGGCGCGGACGCCGACCACACGGCCGAAAACTATGCCTGGGACCTGTTCGTGCTCTGCGGCAATCCCAGGGATGCCAAGGTCGGCGCCACCTTCCATCCGGATACGTCGGACAATGGCTGGTTCGTCTGCCCCGACAACATCACCTTCGATCCGGCCGGGCGGCTGTGGGTGGCGACGGACGGCGCCAATGATTTCGACCTGCCGGACGGCGTCTATGGCGTCGACACCGAAGGTGCGGCGCGCGGCCTGCCGAAGCTGCTGTTCACCTGCCCGCACGGCGCCGAAGCGACCGGCCCGTGCTTCACGCCGGACGGCTCGACTTTGTTCCTGTCGGTGCAGCACCCTGCGGAAGATGCAGAGACGCTCGACAAGGCGCAGACGCTGTGGCCCGACTTCAGGGATGGCCAATTGCCGCGGCCGTCCGTCGTCGCCATCCGCCGCAAGGACGGACAGCCGGTCGGCGCATAG
- the urtA gene encoding urea ABC transporter substrate-binding protein, with protein sequence MRGNFSTITKMFSAGVIAAGLSMSSPAKAAEDTIKVGILHSLSGTMAISETTLKDAMLMLIEEQNAKGGLLGKKLEAVVVDPASNWPLFAEKARELISKDKVAAVFGCWTSVSRKSVLPVFSELDNILFYPVQYEGEESERNVFYTGAAPNQQAIPAVDYLMSEDGGSVKRWVLEGTDYVYPRTTNKILEAYLKAKGVAAEDIMVNYTPFGFSDWQTEVSAIKKFGSAGKKTAVVSTVNGDANVPFYKELGNQGIKAEDIPVMAFSVGEEELAGLDTAPLVGHLAAWNYFESVDTPENKKFIADWHKFIKNDKRTTNDPMEAHYIGFNMWVKAVEKAGTTDPDKVIDAMVGVSVPNLTGGYSTMMPNHHITKPVLIGEIQADGQFETVSQTPGLVMGDEWSDYLPDSKDLISDWRAPLSCGNFNVATGKCGGKGTN encoded by the coding sequence ATGAGGGGTAATTTCTCCACAATAACAAAAATGTTTTCGGCGGGCGTGATCGCCGCCGGCCTGTCGATGTCGTCTCCGGCCAAGGCCGCCGAAGACACGATCAAGGTCGGCATTCTGCATTCGCTATCGGGGACCATGGCGATTTCGGAGACGACGCTGAAAGACGCCATGCTGATGCTCATCGAAGAGCAGAATGCCAAGGGCGGTCTGCTCGGCAAGAAGCTCGAGGCGGTCGTTGTCGATCCGGCCTCCAACTGGCCGCTCTTTGCCGAAAAGGCGCGCGAGCTGATCTCGAAGGACAAGGTCGCCGCCGTGTTCGGCTGCTGGACCTCGGTGTCGCGCAAATCGGTGTTGCCGGTGTTCTCGGAACTCGACAACATCCTGTTCTACCCCGTCCAGTATGAGGGCGAGGAAAGCGAGCGCAACGTGTTCTACACCGGCGCCGCCCCGAACCAGCAGGCGATTCCCGCTGTCGATTATCTCATGAGCGAAGACGGTGGCTCGGTGAAGCGCTGGGTGTTGGAAGGCACCGACTACGTCTATCCCCGCACCACCAACAAAATCCTCGAGGCCTATCTGAAGGCCAAGGGCGTCGCCGCCGAAGACATCATGGTCAACTACACGCCGTTCGGCTTCTCCGACTGGCAGACCGAAGTCTCCGCAATCAAGAAATTCGGCTCGGCCGGCAAGAAGACCGCCGTCGTCTCGACCGTCAATGGCGACGCCAACGTTCCGTTCTACAAGGAACTCGGCAACCAGGGCATCAAGGCCGAGGACATCCCGGTCATGGCCTTTTCGGTCGGTGAGGAAGAACTGGCCGGTCTCGATACCGCGCCGCTGGTCGGCCATCTCGCTGCCTGGAACTATTTCGAGAGCGTCGACACACCCGAAAACAAGAAGTTCATCGCCGACTGGCACAAGTTCATCAAGAATGACAAGCGCACCACCAACGACCCGATGGAAGCTCACTATATCGGCTTCAACATGTGGGTGAAGGCGGTCGAAAAGGCTGGCACCACCGATCCCGACAAGGTCATCGACGCCATGGTCGGCGTGTCCGTGCCGAACCTCACCGGCGGCTATTCGACCATGATGCCGAACCATCACATCACCAAGCCGGTGCTGATCGGCGAGATCCAGGCCGACGGCCAGTTCGAGACCGTGTCGCAGACGCCCGGCCTCGTGATGGGCGACGAATGGTCCGACTATCTGCCCGATTCCAAGGACCTGATTTCGGATTGGCGCGCGCCTCTGTCCTGCGGCAACTTCAACGTTGCCACCGGCAAATGCGGCGGCAAGGGCACGAACTGA
- the urtB gene encoding urea ABC transporter permease subunit UrtB → MILLRTLGLMLVFLVASLLPSNAAEADLRAIVAKFATGTGFAATEAVVRELAATGDPLVERPLAALAEGNLYIRKADSAVFVGSEAADSVTLLDPLSGEKAGDAAKADITKIKVNNTLRRVIRDALGTLTLRAKDPSVRIAAADTMFKTPDAANIEPLDAAIAAETDAKVKALFEQARAASVLVSDKPEADKLAAIALIGARGDRDAVSLLTAVEANAQGAVKDAATAAIASINSSLALWDAGQNIWYGISLGSVLLLAAIGLAITFGVMGVINMAHGEMVMLGAYTTFVVQQAIRTSFPGLFDWSLVIALPLAFLVAASVGLIIERGVIRFLYGRPLETLLATWGVSLVLQQAVRSIFGPTNQEVGNPSWMSGSFDVGQLAVTWNRLWILVFALTVFGVLLFVMKRTPWGLQMRAVTANRRMAASMGIRTPWVDALTFALGSGIAGIAGVALSQIDNVSPNLGRGYIIDSFMVVVFGGVGNLWGTLVGAFSLGIVNKVLEPYAGAVLGKIVVLVLIILFIQKRPRGLFALKGRAVET, encoded by the coding sequence ATGATCCTGTTGCGCACTCTCGGCCTCATGCTGGTGTTCCTGGTGGCAAGCCTATTGCCGTCGAACGCAGCCGAAGCCGATCTGCGCGCCATCGTCGCCAAATTCGCCACGGGCACGGGCTTTGCCGCCACTGAGGCCGTCGTGCGCGAACTTGCCGCCACCGGCGATCCGCTGGTCGAGCGCCCGCTTGCAGCGCTCGCCGAAGGCAATCTCTACATTCGTAAAGCCGATTCAGCCGTCTTCGTCGGCAGTGAGGCCGCCGACAGCGTCACGCTGCTCGACCCGCTGAGCGGCGAGAAAGCCGGCGACGCCGCCAAGGCCGACATCACCAAGATCAAGGTCAACAACACGCTGCGCCGCGTCATCCGCGATGCGCTGGGAACGCTGACGTTGCGCGCGAAAGATCCTTCTGTCCGCATCGCCGCCGCCGACACCATGTTCAAGACCCCCGATGCCGCCAATATCGAGCCGCTCGATGCAGCCATTGCCGCCGAGACCGACGCCAAGGTCAAGGCATTGTTCGAACAGGCGCGCGCGGCATCGGTGCTGGTCTCCGACAAGCCGGAGGCCGACAAGCTTGCCGCCATTGCCCTGATCGGCGCGCGCGGCGACCGCGACGCGGTCTCGCTGCTCACCGCGGTCGAGGCCAATGCGCAAGGCGCGGTCAAGGATGCCGCGACGGCGGCAATCGCCAGCATCAATTCGAGCCTGGCGCTGTGGGATGCCGGCCAGAACATATGGTACGGCATCTCGCTTGGCTCGGTGCTGCTGCTGGCCGCCATCGGCCTCGCCATCACCTTCGGCGTCATGGGCGTCATCAACATGGCGCATGGCGAGATGGTGATGCTCGGCGCCTACACCACCTTCGTCGTCCAGCAGGCGATCCGAACCTCATTCCCCGGCCTGTTCGACTGGTCGCTGGTGATCGCGCTGCCGCTCGCCTTCCTGGTTGCCGCTTCCGTCGGCCTGATCATCGAGCGCGGCGTCATCCGTTTCCTCTACGGCCGGCCGCTGGAAACGCTGCTCGCAACCTGGGGCGTCTCGCTTGTCCTGCAGCAGGCGGTGCGCTCGATCTTCGGACCGACCAACCAGGAGGTCGGCAACCCCTCCTGGATGTCGGGATCGTTCGATGTCGGCCAACTCGCCGTCACCTGGAACCGCCTCTGGATCCTGGTCTTCGCGCTCACCGTCTTCGGCGTGCTGCTCTTTGTTATGAAGCGCACGCCCTGGGGCCTGCAGATGCGCGCCGTCACCGCCAACCGCCGCATGGCCGCCTCGATGGGCATCAGGACGCCTTGGGTCGATGCGCTGACCTTTGCGCTCGGCTCCGGCATTGCCGGCATTGCCGGCGTCGCGCTCAGCCAGATCGACAATGTCTCGCCCAATCTCGGCCGCGGCTACATCATCGACAGCTTCATGGTCGTGGTCTTCGGCGGCGTCGGCAATCTCTGGGGCACGCTGGTCGGCGCCTTCTCGCTCGGCATCGTCAACAAGGTTCTCGAACCCTATGCTGGCGCGGTGCTCGGCAAGATCGTCGTGCTGGTGCTGATCATCCTGTTCATCCAGAAGCGCCCGCGCGGCCTGTTCGCGCTCAAGGGCAGGGCGGTGGAAACATGA
- the urtC gene encoding urea ABC transporter permease subunit UrtC, translating into MITGRFFAAGADRRIAITIFILLTAAIIVPLLNLAVSPQSAFYIPSYIVALTGKYLCYALLALALDLVWGYCGILSLGHGAFFALGGYAMGMYLMRQIGSRGVYGNPILPDFMVFLNYKELPWFWTGFDHFWFAAIMVLAVPGLLAFVFGWFAFRSRVTGVYLSIITQAMTYALLLAFFRNDMGFGGNNGLTDFKDILGFNVQADATRSALFAASAIILALAVFITWAIVGSKYGKLLMAVRDAESRTRFLGWRAENVKLFAFTVSAVMAGIAGALYVPQVGIINPGEFEPSNSIEVVIWAAVGGRGTIVGPIVGALLVNAGKSWFTGLLPEFWLFALGGLFVAVTLFLPKGIVGMWDSWRGNARAMRAAAIAEEAGTDPDAPPPSKIVRSAATTPGAWSASGPEPQPAE; encoded by the coding sequence ATGATCACGGGACGCTTCTTCGCCGCGGGTGCCGACCGTCGCATCGCCATCACTATTTTCATCCTGCTGACGGCCGCCATTATCGTGCCGCTGCTCAACCTCGCAGTGTCGCCGCAAAGCGCGTTCTATATTCCGTCCTACATCGTCGCGTTGACGGGCAAGTACCTCTGCTATGCATTGCTTGCCTTGGCGCTCGATCTCGTCTGGGGCTATTGCGGCATCCTCTCGCTCGGCCATGGCGCCTTCTTCGCCCTCGGCGGCTATGCGATGGGCATGTACCTCATGCGCCAGATCGGCTCGCGCGGCGTTTACGGCAATCCGATCCTGCCCGATTTCATGGTGTTCCTGAACTACAAGGAATTGCCCTGGTTCTGGACCGGTTTCGACCACTTCTGGTTCGCCGCCATCATGGTGCTGGCGGTGCCCGGCCTGCTCGCCTTCGTCTTCGGCTGGTTCGCCTTCCGCAGCCGCGTCACCGGCGTCTATCTCTCCATCATCACCCAGGCGATGACCTACGCGCTGCTGCTCGCCTTCTTCCGCAACGACATGGGTTTCGGCGGCAACAACGGCTTGACCGATTTCAAGGATATTCTGGGCTTCAACGTGCAGGCCGACGCCACCCGCTCGGCCCTGTTTGCCGCCAGCGCCATCATACTCGCGCTCGCCGTCTTCATCACCTGGGCGATCGTCGGCTCCAAATACGGCAAGCTGCTAATGGCGGTGCGCGACGCCGAGAGCCGCACCCGCTTCCTCGGCTGGCGGGCGGAGAACGTGAAGCTGTTTGCCTTCACCGTCTCGGCTGTCATGGCCGGCATCGCCGGCGCGCTCTATGTGCCGCAGGTCGGTATCATCAATCCCGGCGAATTCGAGCCGTCCAATTCCATCGAAGTCGTGATCTGGGCAGCCGTCGGTGGGCGCGGCACCATTGTCGGCCCGATCGTCGGCGCGCTGCTGGTCAATGCCGGCAAATCCTGGTTCACCGGCCTGCTGCCGGAGTTCTGGCTGTTTGCGCTCGGCGGCCTGTTCGTCGCCGTAACCCTGTTCCTGCCCAAGGGCATCGTCGGCATGTGGGATTCCTGGCGCGGTAACGCTCGGGCGATGCGGGCTGCAGCGATTGCAGAGGAAGCGGGCACAGACCCTGATGCCCCGCCGCCATCGAAGATCGTGCGCAGCGCAGCAACAACGCCCGGTGCCTGGTCCGCGTCCGGGCCTGAACCGCAGCCGGCGGAATAG
- the urtD gene encoding urea ABC transporter ATP-binding protein UrtD produces MSKSNTILYLDGVSVSFDGFRAINNLSLVLDKGEMRAIIGPNGAGKTTMMDIVTGKTRPDEGEVFFDGQVDLTRHDEAEIAMMGIGRKFQKPTVFESHSVEDNLMLALKGPRSIFPALFHRRSAAEARQIDDILGIIRLGDKRHDLAANLSHGQKQWLEIGMLLAQDPKLLLVDEPVAGMTDAETEETARLLKDIAREHSVIVVEHDMHFVRELGVKVTCLHEGSVLSEGSLDFVSADERVVEVYLGR; encoded by the coding sequence ATGTCGAAGTCCAACACCATCCTCTATCTCGACGGCGTCTCGGTCTCCTTCGACGGTTTCCGCGCCATCAACAATCTGTCGCTGGTGCTCGACAAGGGCGAGATGCGCGCCATCATCGGTCCCAACGGCGCCGGCAAGACGACGATGATGGACATCGTCACCGGCAAGACCCGGCCCGACGAGGGCGAAGTGTTCTTCGACGGCCAGGTCGATCTGACCCGGCACGACGAGGCGGAGATCGCCATGATGGGCATCGGCCGCAAATTCCAGAAGCCGACCGTCTTCGAAAGCCACAGCGTCGAAGACAATCTGATGCTGGCGCTGAAGGGCCCGCGCTCGATCTTTCCGGCGCTGTTCCATCGCCGCTCGGCCGCCGAAGCCAGACAGATCGACGACATCCTCGGCATCATCCGGCTGGGCGACAAGCGCCACGATCTGGCAGCCAATCTCAGCCATGGCCAGAAACAGTGGCTGGAGATCGGCATGCTGCTGGCGCAGGACCCGAAGCTGCTTTTGGTTGACGAGCCGGTCGCAGGGATGACCGATGCCGAGACCGAGGAAACCGCGCGGCTGCTCAAGGACATAGCGCGCGAGCATTCGGTCATCGTCGTCGAGCACGACATGCATTTCGTGCGCGAACTCGGCGTCAAGGTCACCTGCCTGCATGAGGGCTCGGTGCTGTCGGAAGGCTCGCTCGATTTCGTCTCGGCCGACGAGCGGGTCGTCGAAGTTTATCTCGGGAGATGA
- the urtE gene encoding urea ABC transporter ATP-binding subunit UrtE, with translation MLEVSNATLHYGAAQALRGVSLTAGAGKITCVLGRNGVGKTSLMRSIVGHHRLTSGSVAFEGKALDRSAAYDRARSGIAFVPQGREIFPLLTVRENLESGFAPLKRADRNVPAHVFELFPVLKQMLGRRGGDLSGGQQQQLAIGRALVMRPKLLVLDEPTEGIQPSIIKDIGRAIHYLRDQAGIAVLLVEQYLDFCRELADEVNIMDRGQIVHTGPAEDLDRADVRKFLTV, from the coding sequence ATGCTCGAAGTTTCCAACGCCACGCTCCATTACGGCGCCGCTCAGGCGTTGCGCGGTGTGTCGCTGACGGCGGGTGCCGGCAAGATCACCTGCGTGCTCGGCCGCAACGGCGTCGGCAAGACCAGTTTGATGAGATCGATCGTCGGCCACCACCGGCTGACGAGCGGAAGCGTTGCCTTCGAGGGGAAGGCGCTCGACCGGAGCGCGGCGTATGATCGCGCCCGGTCGGGCATCGCATTCGTACCGCAGGGCAGGGAGATCTTTCCGCTGCTGACGGTGCGCGAAAACCTGGAGTCCGGCTTTGCGCCGTTGAAGCGCGCCGACCGCAACGTGCCGGCGCATGTCTTCGAACTGTTTCCGGTGCTGAAGCAGATGCTGGGGCGGCGCGGCGGCGATCTCTCAGGCGGCCAGCAGCAGCAGCTCGCCATCGGCCGGGCGCTCGTCATGCGGCCGAAACTGCTGGTGCTCGACGAGCCGACCGAAGGCATCCAGCCCTCGATCATCAAGGACATCGGCCGCGCCATCCACTATTTGCGCGATCAGGCCGGCATTGCGGTGCTTCTGGTCGAGCAATATCTCGATTTCTGCCGCGAGCTCGCCGACGAGGTCAACATCATGGACCGCGGCCAGATCGTCCACACCGGCCCGGCCGAAGATCTCGACCGGGCGGACGTCAGGAAGTTTCTGACGGTTTAA
- a CDS encoding GGDEF domain-containing protein has product MSLDYSSLLLAVGFSAACLGLTLFGIWLTARSEKFLLTWAVSVLLIVADVFAYQAYIDAPGRLLGLASFTFLLLGFATMLGAAHQFTTGRSPLPRIAVGAGVSLAVALPPIALGYDGLGFMLENAFAALLLFATAYEYWKGRTEFPAPILGIAGLYTATGISFVLCSGALVWDGRLVLGHAPSNWAEDFSLIVVIACMTGIGALSLALNQGRLAQHHRREALTDPLTGLLNRRALFDLHGKTPVRSFTAVIVFDLDGFKAINDEFGHATGDEVLKLFAKDLTANLQPGDVAARMGGEEFALVLDRTLPEKVEFIAERIRASFAMRRIDTETRLLSCTVSAGYAFGSEGGTKFDKVLSAADKALYGAKRGGRNRVLAFRRAG; this is encoded by the coding sequence ATGTCGCTCGACTACAGTTCCCTTCTGTTGGCTGTCGGGTTTTCCGCCGCTTGCCTCGGCCTGACGCTGTTCGGCATCTGGCTTACCGCGCGCTCGGAAAAATTCCTGCTGACCTGGGCGGTCAGCGTGCTTCTGATCGTTGCCGACGTCTTCGCCTACCAGGCCTATATCGACGCGCCCGGACGCCTGCTCGGCCTCGCCAGCTTCACGTTCCTGCTGCTCGGCTTCGCGACCATGCTGGGCGCTGCCCATCAGTTCACGACAGGGAGGTCACCGCTGCCCCGCATTGCTGTCGGCGCCGGCGTCTCGCTGGCAGTCGCCTTGCCGCCGATAGCGCTTGGCTATGACGGGCTGGGCTTCATGCTGGAGAATGCCTTTGCCGCGCTGCTCCTGTTTGCGACGGCCTATGAATACTGGAAGGGTCGTACGGAATTCCCTGCCCCGATCCTCGGCATTGCCGGGCTCTACACCGCCACCGGAATTTCCTTCGTGCTGTGCTCCGGTGCACTTGTCTGGGATGGCAGGCTGGTGCTTGGCCATGCGCCGAGCAACTGGGCCGAGGATTTCAGCCTCATCGTCGTCATCGCCTGCATGACCGGCATCGGCGCGCTCTCGCTGGCGCTCAACCAAGGACGCCTGGCGCAGCATCATCGCCGCGAAGCGCTGACCGATCCGCTGACCGGACTGCTCAACCGGCGCGCTTTGTTCGACCTTCACGGCAAAACACCGGTCCGGTCCTTCACCGCCGTGATCGTGTTCGATCTCGACGGCTTCAAGGCCATAAATGACGAGTTCGGCCATGCCACCGGCGACGAGGTGCTGAAACTATTCGCCAAGGATTTGACCGCCAATCTCCAGCCAGGCGATGTCGCCGCGCGCATGGGCGGAGAGGAATTTGCATTGGTGCTCGATCGCACCTTGCCTGAAAAGGTGGAATTCATAGCAGAGCGCATCCGGGCCAGTTTTGCCATGCGCCGGATCGATACCGAGACCCGCCTGCTCTCCTGCACGGTCAGCGCCGGCTACGCATTCGGCAGCGAGGGCGGCACCAAATTCGACAAGGTGCTCAGCGCCGCCGACAAGGCGCTTTACGGCGCCAAGCGCGGCGGCCGCAATCGTGTGCTCGCCTTCCGGCGCGCCGGGTAG